The stretch of DNA GATCGGCTGATTAATTGTGCCTTCGTTTTTAGTAATGAGCCCGTGGACAACGGCTATATAGGTACGCTTAATTTCTCGTTCTTCCAATAAACGGGAGAGGACGGCGTAGGCTGCATGATGCTTAGCGAAAAGAATCACGCCGGACGTTCCGACATCAAGCCGATGAACATGGCGTAGAAATCCAGATTCGCCGGATTCTTGCAGATGATAGGCGACCGCGTTCAACAGGGTGTCAGACTCATTTTCGGTATTGGGATGCGTTTTCATGTCGGCGGGCTTATCGGCCACTAGCAAGTGATCATCTTCATAAAGAATATTCACTTTTCGTTTGTAAGGCACCGGCCCTTTCTCCGCTGCGGCGAAAAAGGGGAGCTGAAGAACCGAGCCTTCCGCCAGCGGGGCATGCCAGTTAACGGGTGAACCGTTTACGAAAACCGTTTGATTCATTCGCCATTGATGAATTAATTTCTTCGGGAGCTTCCATTCAGTCCTAAGAAGAGAATCCGCCGTTTGATGGCGCCAACCTTCCGGAATTTTAATTTCAAATATGTCTCCTTTGCGTACCGTTTGATACATATGCTGATCTCCTTTTTGATGCTTTCTGCTATTAAGAAAAATTTCCATAATACTGAGAAGAATTATATGTTATCCTTACATTGTATGTAAATATAGAACGATCAAAGAGGGTGTGTGCTATGAGAGTGCTTATGGCTTCCACGGTTGAACAAGAAGAAAAGATTTTTGAATTGATCAAGCAGTTAAAAGAAGAAATCTTGCCGCGCTTTTTGACGAAAGAAGAGAGAAGGCGTATGGATGAACTGGGGATATTGGAGCTCACTGATTTACATATGGAATCCTTTAGCATTCTTCGTGATGCCTTCAGTGTGATTGCGAGTCTTCAGACGATTATATCGATCCTGGAACTGGAAGATCCGGATCAATTGCCGGCTTATTATCAGGAAATGTTTCAGCGCAATATTGATATTTTACGGTCTTATGGCATCCGCTTTCCGTTTCTGCTCAGCCACTTTTCCTTCAAAAAAAGGGCAAACCGCAGTATGGAATATGCCCAGCCAGCGAATACGTTTCTCATTTAAAGATCATACAGAAAGGCTGACACAGCTGTGTCAGCCTTTTGCTTATATGGGCGCGTGCACCTGATCGGCCTGATTTGTCCGGGTCGATAAGATGCAGGCCACAAAGGCGCTGTGATGTTTGCCTTTGTTTTACTTTTCAGCATTTGAAGTTCACTCTATTGGATATGCTCTTTAAAAAATTGCTTGTACTTTTCTGGCGGCTGTCCTCCGACAATCCGGGCTTTTTCCTTGCCGTTTTCAAAATGAACGAGAGTCGGA from Bacillus xiapuensis encodes:
- a CDS encoding RluA family pseudouridine synthase, encoding MYQTVRKGDIFEIKIPEGWRHQTADSLLRTEWKLPKKLIHQWRMNQTVFVNGSPVNWHAPLAEGSVLQLPFFAAAEKGPVPYKRKVNILYEDDHLLVADKPADMKTHPNTENESDTLLNAVAYHLQESGESGFLRHVHRLDVGTSGVILFAKHHAAYAVLSRLLEEREIKRTYIAVVHGLITKNEGTINQPIGKDRHHPSRRRVSPSGQTALTHYKVLKRAVKQQLSLVQCQLDTGRTHQIRVHMASIGHPLAGDCLYGGKPITSHQALHAVSIEIPHPFTGEKLVCKAVPQEQIFRLLDKS
- a CDS encoding DUF5365 family protein, producing MRVLMASTVEQEEKIFELIKQLKEEILPRFLTKEERRRMDELGILELTDLHMESFSILRDAFSVIASLQTIISILELEDPDQLPAYYQEMFQRNIDILRSYGIRFPFLLSHFSFKKRANRSMEYAQPANTFLI